One genomic segment of Syngnathus acus chromosome 1, fSynAcu1.2, whole genome shotgun sequence includes these proteins:
- the LOC119129692 gene encoding ATP-dependent RNA helicase DDX39A-like produces the protein MSEHDVDHELLDYEEEEEPQGTLESTTPANKKAVKGSYVSIHSSGFRDFLLKPELLRAIIDCGFEHPSEVQHECIPQAILGMDILCQAKSGMGKTAVFVLATLQQIEPVDGQVSVLVMCHTRELAFQISKEYERFSKYMSNVKVSVFFGGMAIKKDEDVLRQRCPHIVVGTPGRTLALIRNKTLSVKNIKHFVLDECDKLLEQLDMRHDIQEIFRLTPHEKQVMMFSATLSKEIRPVCRKFMQDPMEVFVDDETKLTLHGLQQYYCKLKDSEKNRKLFDLLDVLEFNQVVIFVKSVHRCVALSQLLVEQNFPAIAIHGGMGQEQRLSRYQQFKDFQRRILVATNLFGRGMDIERVNIVFNYDMPEDSDSYLHRVARAGRFGTKGLAISFVSDETDAKTLNEVQDRFEVNVAELPEEIDISTYIEQSR, from the exons ATGTCTGAACATGATGTTGATCATGAACTTTTGGACtacgaagaagaagaggagccccAAGGAACCCTGGAGAGTACGACCCCGGCAAACAAAAAGGCCGTGAAGGGGTCGTACGTATCCATCCACAGCTCCGGGTTCCGAGATTTCCTTCTCAAGCCTGAGCTCCTCCGTGCCATCATTGACTGTGGTTTTGAGCATCCATCTGAAG TCCAGCACGAGTGCATCCCTCAAGCCATCCTGGGCATGGACATTCTCTGTCAAGCCAAGTCTGGCATGGGAAAGACAGCTGTGTTTGTGCTTGCCACCCTGCAGCAGATCGAACCTGTGGACGGTCAA GTGTCCGTCCTGGTCATGTGCCACACCCGAGAGCTGGCTTTCCAGATCAGCAAAGAGTACGAGCGCTTCTCCAAGTACATGTCCAACGTCAAAGTGTCTGTCTTCTTTGGCGGCATGGCCATCAAGAAGGACGAGGATGTTCTGCGGCAGAGATGCCCGCACATCGTGGTGGGCACACCCGGGCGCACCCTGGCCCTCATCCGCAACAAGACCCTCAGCGTGAAGAACATCAAGCACTTTGTGCTCGACGAGTGCGACAAGTTGCTGGAGCAGCTTG ACATGAGACATGACATCCAGGAGATCTTCCGGCTGACGCCCCACGAGAAGCAAGTCATGATGTTCAGCGCTACGCTCAGCAAGGAGATCCGCCCGGTTTGCCGCAAGTTCATGCAGGAT CCAATGGAGGTGTTTGTGGACGACGAGACCAAGCTGACCCTTCACGGCCTGCAGCAGTACTACTGCAAGCTGAAAGACAGCGAGAAGAACCGAAAGCTCTTTGACCTGCTGGACGTGCTCGAGTTCAACCAG GTGGTGATATTTGTGAAGTCGGTGCATCGGTGCGTGGCCCTGTCCCAGCTGCTGGTGGAACAGAACTTCCCAGCCATCGCCATTCATGGCGGCATGGGTCAGGAACAGAG GTTATCCCGATACCAGCAGTTTAAAGACTTTCAGCGGCGGATCCTGGTGGCCACCAACCTGTTCGGCCGAGGCATGGATATCGAGCGAGTCAACATCGTCTTCAACTACGACATGCCAGAGGATTCTGACTCGTACCTGCACAGA GTGGCCCGCGCCGGCAGGTTCGGTACCAAAGGCCTGGCCATCAGTTTTGTCTCCGACGAGACTGACGCCAAGACCCTGAACGAGGTCCAAGATCGCTTTGAGGTCAATGTGGCCGAGTTGCCAGAGGAGATTGATATCTCCACTTACA TTGAACAGTCCAGATGA